The genome window AAAGGTTCCGATGTACAGGTTAAGCCGTGGGACGATGGAACAGATTTATCTGTCTATTCGTCTTGCGGCAGCGCAGATGTTGTATGATGAAAAGTATCCGCTCGTTTTGGATGATACCTTTGCTTATTATGATGACAGGCGGCTGGAGAATACGATGAAAATGCTTGGGGAGTATCCGGGGCAGGTGATTATATTGACTTGCCATGAGAGAGAAGAGAGGGCGCTTGAGAGGATTGGGGGGAGGTATTGGAGGGTGGAGCTTTAAAGGGGGGAGAAGGGGACCGCAGGAGACTGGCGCGGGTGTTTCGATTGCGAATGCTCCGACGCTTCGTTCCCTTCGACTAGTGCACGTAGCTGTAACCTTGCGGGGTAGTCGGGCAGAGGCCCTCCTGCCCCGCAAGCTAACATCTACGGCACGGATTCTACGGGAACTCCGCTTAACCTGCGCATTCGCAATCGAAACACCCACGCCAGTCTCTTGCTCCTTGGCTCCATAACGAGGTTGGATGACGGGAGGGAATCGCAAAATGGTTATTTGGCGATTCCCTCTTTCAAATTTGATTCAAATCTTTATTCGATTTCTTCTCCTCGTTTGTACATCTCGACGATATGCTGGATTCTTTCGCTGGGGTCGAGAATGCTGCTGATCGAGCCGTCGTGGTTGAGGGTGTCGATTACGAGGGCGATGTATTTGCTCATGTCGCAGTTAATATAGTACGGTCTGCTGAGTAGTTCTGGTGACTGGTAGATGAGGTTGGTGGTCAGGATGCCGTCCAACGTGCCCTCTTCGTATGCTTTATCGAATTTGTCCATGCCGTTTGTGAATAAGCCGAATGTGGCGGCGGCGTAAATTCGTTTGGCTTTGCGGGCTTTTAGCTGTTTGGCTACGTCCAGGATGCTGTCTCCGGAGGAGATCATATCGTCCAGGATAATCACGTCTTTTCCTTCTACTGAGGAGCCCAGGAACTCGTGTGCAACGATTGGGTTGCGGCCGTCTATGACTTTGGTGTAATCGCGGCGTTTGTAGAACATTCCCATGTCCAGTCCAAGTACGTTGGCCAGGTAGATTGCTCGTTCTGTAGCGCCTTCATCTGGACTGATTGCCATCATGTGGTCGCTGTCGATCTGCAGATCTTTGACGGTGCGAAGCAGTCCTTTGACAAATTGGTATGTCGGGCGTACTGTCTCGAAGCCATTAAGTGGAATGGCGTTCTGTACTCTGGGGTCGTGGGCGTCGAAGGTTACGATGTTGTCCACTCCCATGCGTACCAGTTCCTGAAGAGCGATAGCGCAGTCTAAAGACTCGCGGCCGCTTCGCTTGTGCTGACGGCTCTCATAAAGGAAGGGCATGATGACATTCAGACGTCTTGCCTTTCCTCCTACGGCTGCAATGATTCGTTTCAGGTTCTGGAAATGGTCATCCGGAGACATGTGATTGACATTCCCTGTGAGGGAATAGGTCAGGCTGTAGTTGCACACGTCCACCATGATATAAAGGTCTTTACCGCGGACAGATTCTTCGATAATACCTTTGGCTTCCCCAGAGCCAAACCGCGGTACTTTGGCGTCGATCAGATAGGTATCTTTTTCATACCCGGTAAAGACGATATTGTCTTTATGGGCGTGCCCACCTTCTCTTCTCCATTTTACAAGGAACTTGTCTACTTCCTTTCCCATATCCTCGCAGCCGGTGCAGGCAATGATGCCAAGTGAGCCTACGGGAATATTGTCCAGGATTCGTTCTGTTCGGTGTAACATTTAGTTGTCCTCCCTGTTCATAAGTTTCTTTTGAATACGGATGTCATCGCCTGCAAGGCGGATCATCTTATAATGGTTGCTGATACGGGAAAAAGTGCGCTCCGTATAATGGTTCTTGATTTCCTCCAAATTAAAATTGGTGGAAATGATGGTAGATTTCTGATTTAGTATGCGCTCATTTAAGCATACAAATAACTGGGAAATGACAAACTCGGTGTTTCGTTCTGTTCCCAGGTCATCTATGATGAGCAGATCACAATTCTGAATCTGTTCACAGAGCATGGCGTTTTCGTCCGTCTTGGAGAGGACATACGCCATCTGTGCATCTACAAACTCGGTGGCGGTCAGATAGAGAACGGAATGAATCGACTCCATGATCTCCTTTGCCACACAGTGAGTGAGGAAGGTCTTTCCGCACCCGGTCGTGCCAAACAGAAGAAGGTTCTCACGCCCGTCGTCAAAGTGATCTGCAAATTCCCGACAGATCCGGTAGGCGTCTTCGGCAAGCGCGCGGGAGCTTCGCCCGGTTAGTCGGTCTATATAATTTCTTGAATAATAATCAAAAGAAAAATGGTCAAAATTCTCTGTTTTCAGAATGCCGGCCAGATGTGATCTGGTGTAAAACAGATCAATGATGGCCTTCCGGAAACAATGGCACTTTTCTGTGCCGATGTAGCCAGTGTCCTGGCAATCGGGACAGTCATATATAGGCTCCAGATAATCGGAAGGATAGCCTGAGCCTTCGAGGAGACGATAGCGCTCCTTAGACAGCTCGTGAATCTGTCCTTTTAGGTCCAAGAGAGCCTTGTCATCTCCGCCAAGCAGCTTTTTCGCCTGATTCACACTGATCAGGGAGATGGAATCGTCAATGTCCTTGATCTCCGGAATACGGGTATATACCTGTTCAAAGCGCTGGTTCAGCCGATGACGGTTCTTCACTTGTTTTTCTTCATAAATCCGCATTAACTCATTATATTGTGAATTGGTAAGAGACACGGTAAACTCCTTTTCGGTTAAACTGGTGCATCGCTCACGTTTATAACAAAAGGGTCTAAGCTTGAGGATACACGACACTAGCTGCTCTGAAGTAAATTTCTGGTAAGCTCGTCCATATTGTAAGTATGTTCTTCAAACTGGCAGGTCTTGGCGGCCACAGCCTGACCTGACCGGCCTGATTTTGCTGGTTTTCGGGTATTTGTTTTTTCTTTGGTGAAGGCACTGTCCAATACCTGGATGTCATTCAGTGTATGTACTTCCTGACGGTGCCAGTTCTCCAGAATGCGGTCGGTATATTCAAATCCTGGCTGATGGATCGCTTTCATGGTTCGCGCCACTGCCTCCAGAATAATCTCAAGGTCAAACGCCCAGGTCTCGCTCCATCTGCGAATAAACGCCAGCTCCGGGGCTGCCGGTCCGCGTCCTTTGATTCCGTATGCATTCAGGATCGAATAGCATGTCTTGTTATAGAGCGCAGAGGTATTTCTTGCCTGCTCTACCGAGGTAATATGTGCATCTGCCCAGGAGAGAGCGACCTTCTGTATGTAAGCCATACTCTTGTGGCCGTTTTCCACACAATACTCAATCAAGTAGTCGATTAAATCGGCGGAAAATCCAAGGGTTTCGTAAAAGTAAGTGATACTCTCCATCTCGGTATGACTCAAAGGCTTCCCCATGTATTGCTCCGCCACAAATAGGATCTGTTTTAACTCTTTGCGGTTCACGGTCTGTCTGGCAGGAGCATGTCCTTCACTTTTTGCGGGCTCTGAAGCAGGAGAGGCAAAGTCCGGTTCTGCCGCGGCCTGTGAAGTAATATCGGATTGTTGAAAATGTATCGTATCCGGAGTGCTGCGGCGTATCTCTGAATCTGCCTGGCGGGATACTTTTGCAGCAGTTTGCGAGAATACTGTGTTCCGGCTGGGAATACGTCCGACTTCCACACCGCGCACATTCTGCGCTTCATCATATTCGAGCGTCATGAGCCCCTCTTTTTCCCAGTATTTTAAAGCCCGTACAATATCCCCCTCCGTATTCTCAAGGCAGTCTGCCATCTGGGAGATACTAAGGGATACACAGGGGTTATTCAGGTGGCGGAGTAAAAGCAAATATACTTTTACATATTCGCCGTTTGCTGCCGCCATGTAGTTGTCAATAAAATCATTCTCGATCAGGGTCGTGTTGCCCTGAAAACGGTTACGCAGTATTAAAGCACTCATTCTCATTCCGCCTTTGCTGTCAGGTATTCTTCGCTCATTGAGTGTTCACATTATATCACGAAGTAAGGGGTGGAAAAAGAATTTTTTGCCCTGATTTTCGGGTTTTTTGTGGATAAAATTGTGTGGATAATGGGGATAACTAGGCTTTCAAAAGCGCCTCCCCAATGTTTACAACGTCTCCGGCGCCCATGGTTATCAACAGGTCCCCTTTTTGGCAATGCTCAAGCACATATGCTTCGATTTCCTCAAAGCTGGGGAGATATATGGCGTCTTTGCCTTTTGCCCTGACTGCCTCGGCGAGCTGGGCAGAGGAAACGCCTAAGGTGTCCGTTTCTCTGGCAGCGTAAATGTCTGCCATGATCAGGTGATCTGCATGGGAAAGTGCCTCGGCAAATTCCGGGAACAGGGCCTTTGTGCGGGTGTAGGTGTGAGGCTGGAAAATGCACCATAATTCTTTATGGGGGTAATTCACAGCGGTCTTTAGCGTAGCCATGATCTCGGTCGGGTGATGGGCGTAGTCGTCAATGATCGTAAATCCATTCCGCAGTCCCTTATATTCAAAACGTCTGTCGGTTCCGTGGAAAGAAAGAAGTCCTTCCTGCACACTTTTAGCCGGAACTTTCAGAAGATCTGCCACGGCAACTGCGGAAAGAGCGTTGAGAATATTGTGCTCCCCACCGACAGAAAGGGTGATCCGCTCCCGAATCTGGCCGTCTCTTACTACGTCAAAGGTGCCGCAGCCGTGATCGTCATAGCTGATATTCTCCGCTCTGTAATTGGCTGAAGCGTTTTTGCCAAAGGTGACTACCCGGCAGGAGAGCCCTTCGGTAAAATAGTTCAGATTCTCGATATCGCCGTTAATCACCAGTGTACCATCCTCGGGAAGAAGCTGGGCGAACCGGCGGAAAGAATGGCGGATATCATCAAGGTCCTTGAAAAAGTCAAGATGATCTGCATCTACATTTAAAATCACTCCGATTTTTGGGAAGAAGTGAAGAAAACTGTTCGTGTATTCACACGCTTCCGTCACAAAAATATCGGAATCTCCAACGCGGATATTTCCGCTGATCGCCTTTAAAATGCCGCCCACGGAGATAGTCGGATCCATCTCGCCTGCAAGGAAAATATGGGAGAGCATGGAAGTGGTAGTAGTCTTCCCGTGTGTACCGGATACCGCGATCGGCACGGCATAATTCTTCATAAGCTGGCCCAGAAGTTCCGCTCTGGAGAGCATAGGCAGGCCCTGGCGTTTTGCTTCCATAAATTCTTCATTATCTTCATGAATTGCCGCGGTATAAACGACTGCGTCAATTCCCGGTATGATATTCGAAGCCCTCTGGCCATAGAAAACAGTTGCGCCTTTATTCTCCAAATGATCCGTCAGAGAGGATTCCCTGGAATCTGAGCCGGAAACAGTAAAGCCTTCTTTTAGGAGAATCTCCGCAAGTCCACTCATACTGATGCCGCCTATACCGATAAAATGAATATGACATGGGTGGTCGAAATCAATTTTATACATAAATACACTTCCTATATTTTTATAAATAATATTTTTAAGTTTCCTCCTATATTATATACATATATCTCAAAAAAACCAAGCTATTTCTTTTTGGTATATTTTCATAAAAAGTGATGGATATACGAAAAATTTTTGTAAAATATGTTCACTATATGAAAAGGGTGTGATATAATTAAAATTACCAAGAAGAAATTTACAGCAAAGGGGTGAAGACATGATAAAAAAAGAAATGATAGCGATGCTTCTTGCCGGAGGGCAGGGCAGCCGTCTCGGGGTGCTGACTGCCAAAGTGGCTAAACCTGCAGTGGCTTTTGGCGGCAAGTACCGTATTATCGATTTCCCGCTGAGCAATTGTATTAATTCAGGTATTGATACAGTAGGTGTTTTGACCCAGTATCAACCACTCAGGCTGAACACCCACATCGGAATCGGTATTCCATGGGATCTGGACCGCAATATTGGAGGAGTGTCTATTCTTCCCCCTTACGAGAAGAGTGCGAACAGTGAGTGGTATACCGGAACAGCAAATGCAATCTATCAGAATCTTGAATATATGGAGACGTTTAATCCGGATTATGTGCTGATTTTGTCAGGAGACCATATTTACAAGATGGATTATGAGATTATGCTCAAATACCACAAGGACAATCAGGCGGACGTTACGATTGCGGCGATGCCGGTGCCACTGGAGGAGGCGAGCAGATTCGGAATCCTGGTGACAGATGGAGAGGGACAGATCACTGCATTTGAAGAGAAACCAAAGAAGCCCAGCAGCAATCTGGCTTCTATGGGAATCTACATTTTCAGTTGGCCGGTGTTAAAGGATGCGCTGATTAAGCTGTCGGCCCAGCCGGGGTGTGATTTTGGCAAGCATATTATACCGTATTGCCATGCAAGCGATAAACGGATGTTTGTGTACGAATATAACGGATACTGGAAAGATGTGGGAACTCTAAGCTCTTACTGGGAAGCAAATATGGAGCTGATCGATATCATTCCGGAGTTCAATTTATATGAGGAGTTCTGGAAGATTTACACGAACAGCGACCTTATTCCGCCGCAATATATTTCGGAGCAGGCGGTGATCGGCAGGAGCATCATCGGTGACGGAGCGGAGATTTATGGTGAGGTGCATAATTGTGTCATCGGTTCGGGAGTTACGATCGGACAAGGTACGGTAGTCCGCGATTCCATCATAATGAAGGATGTCACGATTGGAAATGGCTGCGTGGTCGACAAAGCGATCATTGCGGAGAATGTGCGGATCGGAGATGATGTTGTTCTTGGCATTGGAGCCGAAGTGCCAAATAAACTGCGGTCAGACATTTATAATTCGGGCCTTGTTACGATTGGAGAGAATTCAGTGATTCCGCCGAATGTACAGATCGGGAAGAATACGGCGATCAGCGGCGTAACAGTGAGAGAAGATTACTGTGAAGGCATGCTGGAGAGCGGCGGGGTATTAGTAAAGGCAGGTGAGAGATGATGAGAGCAGTAGGAATCATTTTGGCAGGTGGAAACAGTCACAAGATGCGTGAACTGACCCGGAAACGGGCGGTGGCTGCCATGCCGATCGCAGGCAGTTATCGAAGCATCGATTTTGCTCTTAGCAATATGACGAACTCTCATATTCAGAAGGTGGCAGTATTGACCCAGTATAATGCCCGTTCTCTGAACGAGCATCTGAACTCTTCCAAGTGGTGGGATTTTGGAAGAAAACAAGGCGGCTTATACGTATTTACGCCTACGATCACGGCCGACAATGGCTACTGGTACAGGGGTACGGCAGATGCAATTTATCAGAATCTGGATTTCCTGAAAAAATGTCATGAGCCTTATGTGGTCCTGACATCGGGAGATGCGGTCTATAAGATGGACTATAATAAGGTGCTGGAATACCATATTGAAAAGAAGTCGGATATCACTGTGGTCTGTAAAGACTTAGAGCCGGAGGAAGATGCCTGCAGATTCGGCACGCTCAAGATGGACGATAAGATGAGGATTGTGGAATTCGAGGAAAAACCTATGGTGGCAAATTCCAATACAGTCTCCACAGGAATTTATGTGCTTAGAAGGAGGCTGCTCATCGATCTGGTAGAGCATTGCGCCGAGGAAGAGAGATACGATTTTGTAAACGATATTTTGATAAGATATAAGAATCTGAAGAAAATGTATGGGTATCGGATTGAGGATTATTGGAGTAATATTTCCACGATTGACGCTTATTACCGGACGAATATGGATTTCCTGAAGCCGGAGGTGCGGAACTATTTCTTCAAGCAGCATCCGAGTATTTATTCTAAGGTTACGGACCTGCCGCCTGCAAAGTATAATCCGGGGGCAGTTGTGAAAAACAGTCTGGTTTCCAGCGGTTGTATTATCAACGGTATGGTGGAGAATTCGGTGCTGTTCAAGAAGGTATTCGTGGGAAATAATTGTGTGATCAAGAATTCGATCATTTTAAATGATGTGTATCTGGGAGATAACACATACATTGAGAACTGTATTGTGGAAAGCCGTGATACGATTCGCGCCAATACCCGTCATGTGGGAGAAGATGGTGTGAAAGTGGTTGTGGAAAAGAACGAGAGGTATGCGATGTAAGTGCGTGACAACCCATAGCTATCATATGAAGAGAAGAAGCACTTAATAAGTTTGAGAGAGTGCGAATAAGGTATTAAGGAGAAAGGGGCTATTATAATGCAGATTACAGATGTGCGTGTGCGGAAAGTCGCAAAAGAAGGAAAATTAAAGGCAGTGGTATCCATAACGATGGACGAGGAGTTTGTGGTACACGATATTAAGGTGATCGAGGGCGAGAAAGGTCTTTTCATTGCTATGCCGAGCAAGAAGGCAATGGATGGGGAGTATCGGGATATTGCTCATCCGATTAATTCCGGGACCAGGGAGCGGATTCAGAGGATTATTCTGGAGAGGTATGAGAAGGCGCTTTTGGAGGAGCCGGAAGAGGAATAGATGGGAAATGAGAACCAGGTGGGAGCGATCCTGCCTGGTTTTTTTATTTGCCAAGCATACCTGAGTGAACGTCCGGTGGACGTTCATCTCGGTACTGGAGGGACGCCGTCGCCCTGAATGATTGTCTTTCGGCACTCGCTCTCGGGAAAATGTAGTTGCAATCTGGGGGAAAGGGTTATATGATTAGGAAGAAAAATTTAGGACTTGGGAGAGTGTATGATGGAAGTGCGGGAGAGAAATAAGCGGATTTTGATGTGTGTGTTGGGGGTTTTGGTGTGCGGGATTAGTGTGGGGTTTTTTAAGTGCTCGGTGTTTGGGGTGGACCCGTTTCAGACTTTTATGGGAGGGCTGGACGCTGTGGCTCCGATACAGTTTGGGACGCTTTATGTGATCGCGAATCTGATGCTGCTTAGTTTTTCGTTTTTGGCGGACAGGCATTATGTGGGGCTGGCTACGTTTGTGAATTTGTTTCTTTTGGGGTATGTGGTGCAGTATTCGCAGGCGTTCGTGAACTGGGCGTTTCCGAATCCGGGGCTTTTGCTTCGAGTGGTGTTTCTGGCTATCGGGGTCGTGGTGATGTGTCTGGCGTCGGGACGATTATTACGGCGTTTTGTATGGGGCCGTTGATTGAATTTTTTAATGTGCATGTGGCGCAGCCGTTTTTGTATGGAAAAAATAATTTTATGAGAGGAGGTACTAGTTTAGGGAATCAGCGCGTTGGTTGTATAAGAGAAAATATCTTTGAATAATTATTTGTATATTGTGAAATGATATAATGGGGAAGTATTTAGAGAAAAAATCGTTAAATAACAAAAGTTAGATTGACCAATTTGAAAAGAAAAAGTATAATAGTAGTATCTTTTATCCAAAGGAGCGTGGCGCGTATGTTGACCAAAATAGTAGTTGAAAATTTTAAGTCGTTTGATAAGCAGACAGAATTGACGATGGTATCATCTTCAAAAATACGTGCAAAATCAGATCATAGGGTAAAGATCGGAAGTAATACCAGACTGTTAAAGCATGCTGCTATTTATGGTGCAAATGCTTCCGGTAAAAGTAATTTGGTTGATTTTTTTCGCTTTTTTAAATCAACATTAGAAGAAGGCCTGCCGGTATGGGGAGCGAAATATTTTTGCCGTAACGATAAAGAGAATGAAAAAAGGGATAGTATTTTTGAAATACAAATGGAAATTGACGGCAAATTCTATGCGTATGGTTTTTCTGCAACTCTTGCTGATTGTCGGATGACAGGGGAATGGCTTTATGAACTGTATCAAAACGGTGGATCAAAATGTATCTTTGAGAGAGAAGAAAGAGCAAAACCGTTGCTTGATTCTTCCATTACATTATCAAAAGAGGAATATAATCGATTTGAAACATATGCTTCGGATTTTGAGGATAATATAGCTGGTTTGTTTTTGGCAGAGATGAACCATGGGAAGAAGATTTTGGAAAATTCTAATCTTCAGGTATTTAAGAAAGTATTTAATTGGTTGAAGAGCCATATTGTTATTATTACTCCGAATTCCAGAGTGACTGATTTCAAATACTATTATGAAAATGATTCGTTGACATTGATTAATGATTTGATTTCTACGTTTGATACGGGCGTATCGAATGTGCGAATTGAAGAAATTGATTTGAATGATTTGTCAAAGATGTTACCCCGGCCTATTTTAGATGATATAATGGAAAATGTTAAGAAAAATTTGACGGAAACCGGTCAAAAGTCCTTTCACGTGTCTGGTAGATCTGATACGACATTTTTTAATATTGAATCCAATGGAAATGGGGAGCCTAAAATTACCACAATTAAGCTAAGGCATGGAAAGTCATTGTATGATTTTGATTTTGAAGATGAATCTGAGGGTACAAGACGTCTATTTGATTTGATGGATATGCTTCTTGTGAAGGAAGATGATGTTGTCTATATCGTGGATGAGTTGGAGAGAAGTTTGCATCCGAAACTTACAGAGCGTTTTCTGAAATTGTTTAGTGAAAGACATAAGGATCATGGGGTTCAGTTGATTTTTACAACGCATGAAGCTTCAATCATGGATCAGGAGTTATTCCGCAGGGATGAAATCTGGTTTATAGAGAGGAGCGAGGAGAATAATAGCAAGATTTATTCACTTGACCGCTTTAAGGAGCGTTACGATAAAAAATTGAGCAAGGCATATTTGGAAGGGCGGTATGGAGCGATACCTGTTTTTAGCAGATTTGAGTTTAGAAAGGGGGTATAGTTATGGCCCCTATCCGTACATATACTGATTGGAATAAAAGACCATCTGATGCCGAGGAGCAAAAAGAGCCCTTTCGAAAGTATTTTTTCATTTGTGAAGGTTCAAATACGGAAGTGTGGTATTTCCGCAAGCTTATTGATATGAGGAAGAAGTTGGAGATTCATCCGTTAATTGATATTAGATTGATGGAGAAGACAGAAGAGGATGCGCATCTTTCTAATCCTAAAGCGTTGATTGAATTTGCAGAGATGAAGAAAGGGATTGTGAAAAATAAGTTTGATAGCAAGCACGATAAGATGGTTGTTGTTTTTGATGCTGATATATATAAAAACAAGCCGGATAAATTCAAAGAGGTTTATGAAATGGGGC of Roseburia hominis contains these proteins:
- a CDS encoding ATP-binding protein, giving the protein MSLTNSQYNELMRIYEEKQVKNRHRLNQRFEQVYTRIPEIKDIDDSISLISVNQAKKLLGGDDKALLDLKGQIHELSKERYRLLEGSGYPSDYLEPIYDCPDCQDTGYIGTEKCHCFRKAIIDLFYTRSHLAGILKTENFDHFSFDYYSRNYIDRLTGRSSRALAEDAYRICREFADHFDDGRENLLLFGTTGCGKTFLTHCVAKEIMESIHSVLYLTATEFVDAQMAYVLSKTDENAMLCEQIQNCDLLIIDDLGTERNTEFVISQLFVCLNERILNQKSTIISTNFNLEEIKNHYTERTFSRISNHYKMIRLAGDDIRIQKKLMNREDN
- a CDS encoding glucose-1-phosphate adenylyltransferase translates to MIKKEMIAMLLAGGQGSRLGVLTAKVAKPAVAFGGKYRIIDFPLSNCINSGIDTVGVLTQYQPLRLNTHIGIGIPWDLDRNIGGVSILPPYEKSANSEWYTGTANAIYQNLEYMETFNPDYVLILSGDHIYKMDYEIMLKYHKDNQADVTIAAMPVPLEEASRFGILVTDGEGQITAFEEKPKKPSSNLASMGIYIFSWPVLKDALIKLSAQPGCDFGKHIIPYCHASDKRMFVYEYNGYWKDVGTLSSYWEANMELIDIIPEFNLYEEFWKIYTNSDLIPPQYISEQAVIGRSIIGDGAEIYGEVHNCVIGSGVTIGQGTVVRDSIIMKDVTIGNGCVVDKAIIAENVRIGDDVVLGIGAEVPNKLRSDIYNSGLVTIGENSVIPPNVQIGKNTAISGVTVREDYCEGMLESGGVLVKAGER
- the spoVG gene encoding septation regulator SpoVG translates to MQITDVRVRKVAKEGKLKAVVSITMDEEFVVHDIKVIEGEKGLFIAMPSKKAMDGEYRDIAHPINSGTRERIQRIILERYEKALLEEPEEE
- the glgD gene encoding glucose-1-phosphate adenylyltransferase subunit GlgD, with the protein product MRAVGIILAGGNSHKMRELTRKRAVAAMPIAGSYRSIDFALSNMTNSHIQKVAVLTQYNARSLNEHLNSSKWWDFGRKQGGLYVFTPTITADNGYWYRGTADAIYQNLDFLKKCHEPYVVLTSGDAVYKMDYNKVLEYHIEKKSDITVVCKDLEPEEDACRFGTLKMDDKMRIVEFEEKPMVANSNTVSTGIYVLRRRLLIDLVEHCAEEERYDFVNDILIRYKNLKKMYGYRIEDYWSNISTIDAYYRTNMDFLKPEVRNYFFKQHPSIYSKVTDLPPAKYNPGAVVKNSLVSSGCIINGMVENSVLFKKVFVGNNCVIKNSIILNDVYLGDNTYIENCIVESRDTIRANTRHVGEDGVKVVVEKNERYAM
- a CDS encoding DnaD domain protein; the protein is MSALILRNRFQGNTTLIENDFIDNYMAAANGEYVKVYLLLLRHLNNPCVSLSISQMADCLENTEGDIVRALKYWEKEGLMTLEYDEAQNVRGVEVGRIPSRNTVFSQTAAKVSRQADSEIRRSTPDTIHFQQSDITSQAAAEPDFASPASEPAKSEGHAPARQTVNRKELKQILFVAEQYMGKPLSHTEMESITYFYETLGFSADLIDYLIEYCVENGHKSMAYIQKVALSWADAHITSVEQARNTSALYNKTCYSILNAYGIKGRGPAAPELAFIRRWSETWAFDLEIILEAVARTMKAIHQPGFEYTDRILENWHRQEVHTLNDIQVLDSAFTKEKTNTRKPAKSGRSGQAVAAKTCQFEEHTYNMDELTRNLLQSS
- a CDS encoding AAA family ATPase, which produces MLTKIVVENFKSFDKQTELTMVSSSKIRAKSDHRVKIGSNTRLLKHAAIYGANASGKSNLVDFFRFFKSTLEEGLPVWGAKYFCRNDKENEKRDSIFEIQMEIDGKFYAYGFSATLADCRMTGEWLYELYQNGGSKCIFEREERAKPLLDSSITLSKEEYNRFETYASDFEDNIAGLFLAEMNHGKKILENSNLQVFKKVFNWLKSHIVIITPNSRVTDFKYYYENDSLTLINDLISTFDTGVSNVRIEEIDLNDLSKMLPRPILDDIMENVKKNLTETGQKSFHVSGRSDTTFFNIESNGNGEPKITTIKLRHGKSLYDFDFEDESEGTRRLFDLMDMLLVKEDDVVYIVDELERSLHPKLTERFLKLFSERHKDHGVQLIFTTHEASIMDQELFRRDEIWFIERSEENNSKIYSLDRFKERYDKKLSKAYLEGRYGAIPVFSRFEFRKGV
- the murC gene encoding UDP-N-acetylmuramate--L-alanine ligase, yielding MYKIDFDHPCHIHFIGIGGISMSGLAEILLKEGFTVSGSDSRESSLTDHLENKGATVFYGQRASNIIPGIDAVVYTAAIHEDNEEFMEAKRQGLPMLSRAELLGQLMKNYAVPIAVSGTHGKTTTTSMLSHIFLAGEMDPTISVGGILKAISGNIRVGDSDIFVTEACEYTNSFLHFFPKIGVILNVDADHLDFFKDLDDIRHSFRRFAQLLPEDGTLVINGDIENLNYFTEGLSCRVVTFGKNASANYRAENISYDDHGCGTFDVVRDGQIRERITLSVGGEHNILNALSAVAVADLLKVPAKSVQEGLLSFHGTDRRFEYKGLRNGFTIIDDYAHHPTEIMATLKTAVNYPHKELWCIFQPHTYTRTKALFPEFAEALSHADHLIMADIYAARETDTLGVSSAQLAEAVRAKGKDAIYLPSFEEIEAYVLEHCQKGDLLITMGAGDVVNIGEALLKA
- a CDS encoding RloB family protein, which encodes MAPIRTYTDWNKRPSDAEEQKEPFRKYFFICEGSNTEVWYFRKLIDMRKKLEIHPLIDIRLMEKTEEDAHLSNPKALIEFAEMKKGIVKNKFDSKHDKMVVVFDADIYKNKPDKFKEVYEMGQKNHILAITNPSFELFLLLHYEGAYEELILPNRDEILENRKVGKRRYITALFTNKSEMNPKENPAIGELAANIHTAIEQEGKLNQDAENALGNLTSNIGKIIQGIIDDEGK
- a CDS encoding ribose-phosphate pyrophosphokinase; the encoded protein is MLHRTERILDNIPVGSLGIIACTGCEDMGKEVDKFLVKWRREGGHAHKDNIVFTGYEKDTYLIDAKVPRFGSGEAKGIIEESVRGKDLYIMVDVCNYSLTYSLTGNVNHMSPDDHFQNLKRIIAAVGGKARRLNVIMPFLYESRQHKRSGRESLDCAIALQELVRMGVDNIVTFDAHDPRVQNAIPLNGFETVRPTYQFVKGLLRTVKDLQIDSDHMMAISPDEGATERAIYLANVLGLDMGMFYKRRDYTKVIDGRNPIVAHEFLGSSVEGKDVIILDDMISSGDSILDVAKQLKARKAKRIYAAATFGLFTNGMDKFDKAYEEGTLDGILTTNLIYQSPELLSRPYYINCDMSKYIALVIDTLNHDGSISSILDPSERIQHIVEMYKRGEEIE